One genomic window of Coregonus clupeaformis isolate EN_2021a chromosome 12, ASM2061545v1, whole genome shotgun sequence includes the following:
- the LOC121577765 gene encoding 60S acidic ribosomal protein P0, which yields MPREDRTTWKSNYFMKIIQLLDDYPKCFIVGADNVGSKQMQAIRLSLRGKAVVLMGKNTMMRKAIRGHLENNPALEKLLPHIKGNVGFVFTKEDLAEIRDMLLANKVPAAARAGAIAPCDVTVPAQNTGLGPEKTSFFQALGITTKISRGTIEILSDVMLIKPGDKVGASEATLLNMLNISPFSFGLLIQQVYDNGSVYSPEVLDITEDALHARFLEGVRNIASVCLEIGYPTLASIPHTIINGYKRVLAVAVETDYSFPLAEKVKAYLADPTAFAVAAPVAVAETAAAPAAAKVEAKEESEEGSDDDMGFGLFD from the exons ATGCCGAGGGAAGACAGGACCACGTGGAAGTCCAACTATTTCATGAAGATCATC CAACTGCTGGATGATTACCCCAAATGCTTCATTGTGGGCGCAGACAATGTGGGCTCAAAGCAGATGCAGGCCATTCGTCTCTCTCTGCGTGGGAAGGCTGTGGTGCTCATGGGTAAAAACACCATGATGCGCAAAGCCATCCGTGGCCACCTGGAGAACAATCCTGCCCTGGAGAA GTTGCTGCCCCACATCAAAGGAAATGTGGGCTTCGTCTTCACCAAGGAGGACCTGGCTGAGATCCGGGATATGCTGCTGGCCAACAAG GTGCCAGCTGCTGCCCGTGCCGGCGCTATTGCCCCCTGTGACGTGACTGTGCCAGCCCAGAACACTGGGCTTGGTCCTGAGAAGACCTCCTTCTTCCAGGCCCTGGGCATCACCACCAAGATCTCCAGAGGAACCATTGAAATCCTG AGCGATGTGATGCTCATCAAGCCTGGAGACAAGGTGGGAGCCAGTGAGGCCACGCTGCTCAACATGTTGAACATCTCGCCCTTCTCCTTCGGTCTGCTCATCCAGCAGGTGTATGATAACGGTAGTGTCTATAGCCCTGAGGTGCTCGACATTACCGAGGATGCTCTGCACGCCAGGTTCCTGGAG GGTGTGAGGAACATCGCCAGTGTGTGTCTTGAGATCGGATACCCCACTCTGGCCTCCATCCCCCACACCATCATCAACGGATACAAGAGAGTCCTGGCTGTTGCCGTGGAGACTGACTACTCCTTCCCCTTGGCAGAAAAG GTGAAAGCTTACCTGGCTGACCCCACTGCCTTCGCTGTTGCTGCTCCTGTGGCTGTGGCCGAGACTGCTGCTGCCCCGGCCGCCGCTAAGGTGGAGGCCAAGGAGGAGTCTGAGGAGGGCTCTGACGACGACATGGGCTTCGGCCTATTCGACTAG